TTTGACGCCCGCGCGTGGCGCGGTTCATACAACACTACGGTTGCCTTCCCACCCTCCCGGGCGTTCCCGCAACCGTGGCAAATTCCATTACCCTCGATTCATTCGGCCCGCTACCCGTCGAGCGCCCCGCGAGCGTCGCGGACCTGTGCGCGCTCGTGACGCACGCGCGCGCCGCGAAACACGGGCTGTACCCCGTCGGCGGGCGCACGACCCTCGACATCGGGCTCCCACCGACGAAGCCCGGCGTTGTGTGCGACACGACCGCCCTTTCCGGCGTAATCGATTACCCCGCGCGCGACATGACGATCACCGCCCGCGCCGGGACCACGGTCGCGGCACTGCAGGCGGAACTGGGTAGGGAAGGGCAGTGGCTCCCGGTTGATGTGGCGGCGCCTGAAAGGGCCACGCTCGGGGGGGCGGTCGCGGTGAACGCCAGCGGCCCGCGGCGCTTCGGCTACGGCACGCTCCGCGACTACGTGATCGGCATCAGCTTCGTGAGCGACGACGGCGTGGAGGTGAAGGCCGGCGGTCGCGTGGTGAAGAACGTGGCCGGCTACGACCTGATGAAGCTGCAAATTGGTGCCCTCGGTACGCTCGGGGTTGTCACGCAACTCACGTTCAAAGTGAAGCCGAAGCCGGACGCCTCCGCCGCGGTGATTTTTGGTTGCGATTCCGCTTCGCTCAGCGCGGTACTCGATCGCCTCGCCGCATCCAAAACGCGCCCCGTCGCGGTCGAACTCTTGAATTCCGCCGCGTGGCGCGAAGCGCGCGTCACTGTCCCCACAACCGCGCAATGGCGAATCGTGGTCGGCTTCGAGGAAAAGACCGCGGCGGTTCGCTGGCAAGTCGCGATGCTGATCGACGAACTGAAGGCCGTTGCGGTGGGCGACGCGATCGAATTGCCCGATATGTCCATCTTCGACACACTGACGGCGTTACAACTGAGGGCCGAGTCGCGGTTCATCGGGAAGCTCTCCGTCTTGCCGAGCAATCTGGCCGATGCGGTCGTCAAACTGCCGAGCGAATCGCTGGTTCACGCCCACGCACTGAGCGGCGTCGCGTGGGTACACGGTGCCGAAACGCTCCCCGAGGGCACAACCGTTCGGCGGTGCCCCACGGAACGCAAAAAGTCACTTCCCGACGGAGGGCAGGAGCCTTCGAGTTGGGAACTGATGCGGCACGTCAAGCGGACCCTCGATCCGGATAACGTGTTCAACCCCGGCCGTCTATTCGGGGACGTGTGATGAACCTCGCGACCTCGACCCGGATTCCGCTCTTGTACGCCCGGGCGCGTCGGCTCCGGGGCGATATGAACTCGGCGGAGCGGATTCTGTGGAACGAGTTGCGGAACCGGCGCTTTGCCCGAGCGAAGTTCCGTCGGCAACAGCCGCTCGATTGGTACGTTGCCGATTTCTTTTGTGCGGCGAGCCGTCTTGTGATCGAGTTGGACGGCGATTCTCACATGGGCAAAGAAGACCGTGACGCCGTGCGCCAGTTGTACATCGAGTCTCACGGCATCCGCGTGATCCGCTTCTGGAACTCGGAAGTATACGACGAGTTAGAATGGGTTCTCGATTGCATCGCCCTTGCAATCGATCAAGCCGCATCGTCGAGTTCACAAGAAGTGAGTTTGAAGCCGAGGTAGACGTTCTTCTTGCCCTCTCCCCTTGCGGGAGAGGGTGGTCGGCGCTTCGCCGACCGGGTGAGGGGTTGCTTCCCGAGTACGGCGACCACCCCTCACCCGTCTCGCAAAGCCTCGACACCCTCTCCCGCAAGGGGAGAGGGCAAAAAACCGAAGACCCCCGACGACACCAACCACTGTAAACTTCACATGGCCGCGACCACTCCCGACCTGGCCGACTCCGAAGCGCAGCGGAAGTCGCTGCCCATTCTCTCCGCGAACGTGCCCGCCGCGACCGCGACCGGCGGGCCGATCCCCGCGCCGCCGCACACGTGCGGTTCGGGGGCGCACGGGCCGAACATCGATTACGAACTCGTTCTCGATTGCGTCCACTGCGGGCTCTGCACCGCGAGTTGCCCGACCTACGTGGAAACGTCGAACGAGGCGGACTCGCCGCGCGGCCGCATCTACCTGATGCGGAGCGTGATCGACGGCACGCTCGAACTCGACAACGACGTGAAGCAGCACCTCGACCTGTGCCTCAATTGCCGCGCGTGCGAAACCGCGTGCCCGTCCGGGGTGCAGTACGGTCGGCTCATCGAACCGTTCCGCGAGTTCATGAACGAACTCGAACCGGGGCGCCAGGTTCAGTCGCTCAACGCGCTCCAGAAGTTCTTGCTGTTCCACGTGTTCCCGTACCGGTGGCGCAACCGCGTGTCGCTCGCACCGGCGCGGTTGATGCAGTGGACCGGGCTCGACTGGCTGACGGAAAAGAGCGGCCTGATGGGGCTGGTACCACAATCGCTCCGCAGCATGAAGCAGATGCTTCCCGTGTTGAAGCCGCACTACGGGCAACTGCCGGAAGTGCTGGAGCCGATCGGCAAGCCGCGCGCCCGCGTCGCGCTCTTCCTGGGGTGCGTCGCGGACTCGCTCTACCCCGACACGAACTACGCGACCGCGAAGGTACTCCAGGCGAACGGCTGCGAGGTGTGGATTCCGCGGAGCCAGGGCTGTTGCGGCGCGCTGCACTATCACTCGGCGGAAGAAGCCCCGGCCCGTGCGTTTGCGGCCGCGAACTGCGAAACGTTCGGTGCGAACGACGCGGAAAAGTTCAAGTCGCTCGACGCGATCATCACCAACGCGGCCGGCTGCGGGTACCAGCTCAAAGATTACGCCCACATGATGCACAACACGCCCGAGGCGGAATCCGCCGCGCGGTTCCAGAGCAAGGTGCGCGACGTGAGCGAGTTCCTGATGGAGCTCGGCCCGGTCCAGCCCACGCACCCGCTGAACATCAAGGCGACGTACCACGACGCCTGCCACTTGCGGCACGCGCAGCAGATCTTCAAACAACCCCGCGCGCTGCTCGAAATGATCCCGGGGCTGGAACTGATTCCGCTCCCGGAAAGCGAACTCTGTTGCGGCGCGGCGGGGAGCTACAACCTGACGCAGCCCGAAATGGCCGACCGCCTCGGTAAGAGGAAGACCTCGAACATTGCCGCGACCGGCGCGAAGGCGCTGTTCACGGGTAACGTCGGCTGCCTGATGCAGATCACGCGGCACTTAAAGGCACTCGACCCGGACGTGTGGTGCGCGCACCCGGTCGATGCGCTGTGGGCGAGCTACAGCGGCGAAATGCCGAAGGAACTGGAAGGGTGAGTGGGACCGCGGGTGGGGCAACTCGTCTGGGTGAGCGAGAGTGGGTCGTGGTACGATGCGGTATCACCGGAGGCACGCATGAAGACGTACCAGATCACACTACCGGACGATGTCGCCGCGTTCGTGGACCGCGTATTGGCCGAGAAGAAGTGGGGCACGCTCGATGACCTCGTGATGTACGCGCTGGGAACCGTCGGGACCGAACTGGAAAGTGACGCGGACACGGAAATTGACGCGCTCCGAAAGGCCGTGCAAGTCGGCATCGACCAGGCCGACCGCGGTGAACTGGTGGACGGCGAGGTCGTGATGAAGCGGTTGCGGGACAAACTCGAAGCCGCGCGGAAACAGCCGACATGAAGCGCTTTCGCAACACGCCCCAAGCGGAAGCCGATCTCGACGCGATCACCGATTACTACGCGGCCAACAACCCGGACGCGGGGATTCGCCTGCTCGATCAACTCACCGCCCGGTGCCGGGCGTATCCCAAACCATTCCAGCAAGCCATACCAACTCCTCTTTGCTGCCACGTCTGTCACCGCCCGACGAAATCCGCTTCGTTCAGTTCACCACCTCTCGACATACCTTCTCCTTGTGTTTGGGTATGCTTTACGTAGGGCTGAAGCTTCGGATCTATTCTTCCGACTCCTCTTCCACTCTAA
The Gemmata palustris DNA segment above includes these coding regions:
- a CDS encoding type II toxin-antitoxin system RelE/ParE family toxin; this encodes MKRFRNTPQAEADLDAITDYYAANNPDAGIRLLDQLTARCRAYPKPFQQAIPTPLCCHVCHRPTKSASFSSPPLDIPSPCVWVCFT
- a CDS encoding FAD-binding oxidoreductase encodes the protein MANSITLDSFGPLPVERPASVADLCALVTHARAAKHGLYPVGGRTTLDIGLPPTKPGVVCDTTALSGVIDYPARDMTITARAGTTVAALQAELGREGQWLPVDVAAPERATLGGAVAVNASGPRRFGYGTLRDYVIGISFVSDDGVEVKAGGRVVKNVAGYDLMKLQIGALGTLGVVTQLTFKVKPKPDASAAVIFGCDSASLSAVLDRLAASKTRPVAVELLNSAAWREARVTVPTTAQWRIVVGFEEKTAAVRWQVAMLIDELKAVAVGDAIELPDMSIFDTLTALQLRAESRFIGKLSVLPSNLADAVVKLPSESLVHAHALSGVAWVHGAETLPEGTTVRRCPTERKKSLPDGGQEPSSWELMRHVKRTLDPDNVFNPGRLFGDV
- a CDS encoding ribbon-helix-helix domain-containing protein, whose translation is MGPRVGQLVWVSESGSWYDAVSPEARMKTYQITLPDDVAAFVDRVLAEKKWGTLDDLVMYALGTVGTELESDADTEIDALRKAVQVGIDQADRGELVDGEVVMKRLRDKLEAARKQPT
- a CDS encoding endonuclease domain-containing protein produces the protein MNLATSTRIPLLYARARRLRGDMNSAERILWNELRNRRFARAKFRRQQPLDWYVADFFCAASRLVIELDGDSHMGKEDRDAVRQLYIESHGIRVIRFWNSEVYDELEWVLDCIALAIDQAASSSSQEVSLKPR
- a CDS encoding (Fe-S)-binding protein; amino-acid sequence: MAATTPDLADSEAQRKSLPILSANVPAATATGGPIPAPPHTCGSGAHGPNIDYELVLDCVHCGLCTASCPTYVETSNEADSPRGRIYLMRSVIDGTLELDNDVKQHLDLCLNCRACETACPSGVQYGRLIEPFREFMNELEPGRQVQSLNALQKFLLFHVFPYRWRNRVSLAPARLMQWTGLDWLTEKSGLMGLVPQSLRSMKQMLPVLKPHYGQLPEVLEPIGKPRARVALFLGCVADSLYPDTNYATAKVLQANGCEVWIPRSQGCCGALHYHSAEEAPARAFAAANCETFGANDAEKFKSLDAIITNAAGCGYQLKDYAHMMHNTPEAESAARFQSKVRDVSEFLMELGPVQPTHPLNIKATYHDACHLRHAQQIFKQPRALLEMIPGLELIPLPESELCCGAAGSYNLTQPEMADRLGKRKTSNIAATGAKALFTGNVGCLMQITRHLKALDPDVWCAHPVDALWASYSGEMPKELEG